Below is a window of Agathobacter rectalis ATCC 33656 DNA.
CGAAGGATATGGCATTGATGCAGAGTTTTACACGAAGCATGATATCCATATACATATCCCGGAGGGCGCAGTGCCAAAGGACGGACCATCTGCAGGCATCACTATGGCGACAGCCATGCTCTCAGCCATTACAGACAGAGCTGTCAGGGCAGATGTAGCCATGACAGGCGAGATAACACTGCGCGGCAGGGTGCTTCCGATAGGAGGACTCAAGGAAAAGCTGCTTGCAGCCAAAGTAATCGGAATAAAAACAGTATGTATTCCAAAGGATAATGAAAAGGACCTGGAGGAGATTTCAAAAGAAATAACAGACGGCATGGAAATCGTGCCGGTGGAGAGATTTTCACAGGTGGAGAAGATAGCATTTGTAAAATAAGAATGAGGAAGAGATTATGGTAATTAAAAGTGTTAATTTAGAGACAGTTTGCGGAATTACAAGCACAATCCCTGACAATGAGTATAATGAAGTGGCATTCGCCGGCAAGTCAAATGTAGGCAAGTCGTCACTGATCAACGCACTCATGAACAGAAAGTCACTTGCCAGGATCTCTTCACAGCCCGGCAAGACACAGACCATCAATTTTTATAACGTCAATGACGCCATGTATCTGGTCGATCTGCCGGGCTATGGCTATGCCAATGCCAATATCGAGATAAAAGCTAAATGGGGACAGATGATAGAAAACTATCTTCACACCTCCAAAAAGCTTCAGGCAGTGTTTCTTTTAATAGATATAAGGCATGAGCCATCGGACAATGATATCATGATGTATGACTGGATGGTAAACCAGGGCTTTGCACCGATTATCATTGCAACCAAATCTGATAAATTGAAAAAAAGCCAGATTGCCGCACACATAAAGACTATCAAGGATGTGCTTCATGTGAAGCCGGGCACGGTAGTTATACCGTTTTCGTCCATGTCAAAGGAAGGCAGGGACGAAATCTGGAATCTCATAGATTCACTCGTGTTTGACGAGGAGACGCTTCTTGCCATGAAACAGGAGGAAGAAGCAAAGCGCGAGGCAAAATCAGCTGCAAAAAGAGCCGCTGCATCCCAGCCACACAAAAAGGAGCGCTGGAAGAAGACCGGAAAGCCGGTTGCCAAAAAGACTAAAGAACGCAGAGATAAGGCCAAGAGCAAAAAAAGCGTTAATAATCATAAAAAGAAATAAAGCTATAGAAAGAAAGGCGAATATTTAATATATGAAGAATAAATGCAAATTTGTAGGCATTATGTTTTTGTGTATATTGATAGTGTGTACGCTTGCGGTAATGGCATATGAGCACACAGCAGGTATGAAAGGCGCTGCCGGTGGAGCATCAAATGCTTCGGGCAATACAAAAAATACAGACGAAGCTGATGATATGCTTACAGTCGTGACATCCTTCTATCCTATGTACATTGCCACTTTAAACATAGTGGATGGTGTGAAAGGAGTGAGACTCGAAAATCTGAGCGAGCCACAGACCGGTTGTCTGCACGATTTTCAGCTAACACCGGAGGATATGAAGCTTTTATCCACAGCCGATGTTTTTGTAATAAACGGAGGCGGTATAGAGTCGTTTATGTCTGATGTGGCAAAGGCGTATCCGAAGCTTGATGTGGTTGAGGCCTGTGAGGATGTGGCACTTCTTTCTGAGGATGATGCAGACAGTGACCACGACCATGACCACGAAGCAGACGCAGAATCAGATAGCGCGCACGATCATGACCATGGTGATGAGAATGCCCATGCATGGATGAGCGTGCCGCGTTACCGCACCATGGTTCAGACAATCGCATCCCAGCTTGCCGAAAAGGATGCAAAGCATGCTGATGAATATTATGCAAATGCAAAAGCATATGATGCAAAGCTTGCAGTGCTTGAAGAAAAGATAAATAGCATAAAGAGTCTTACCAATGGACAGAATATCATCATATTCCATGAGGCCTATGCGTATGTAGCTGATGATTTTTCCATGAATGCATGCTATCTGTTAGACCTTGACGAGGAGCGCTCAGTCAGCGCAGGTGAGATAAAGCAGGTAATAGGTGCCATAAAGGATGACGGAGTGTCGGTAATACTCGCTGAGGAGCTCTACGGAAAGAGCATGGGAGATACCGTATCGCGTGAGACAGATGTGCATGTGATTTATATCGACCCTCTCAACAGGGGAGAGTACGACAAGGACAGCTATCTTGATGGTATGGAGCACAATATAGAGCTTATCAAAGAGGCAATTACTAAATAAAATTGGAGAAAATATGCGGAAAATAATACAGCCATGTGGCTTTCATTGCATAAAAATAAATAACCTTGGAGTGAGCTTTGGAGAGCAGACAGTGCTTGAGGATGTAAATATGCACATACACTGTGGCTCCTTCAATGTCATAATAGGCCAAAACGGTGCCGGAAAATCTACACTCATAAAGGCGATACTCGGCGAGATACCTCACACCGGTACGATTGAGTTCAAGGATACTAAGGACGGACATATGGCTAAGCTTAAAATCGGCTATGTGCCGCAGTCTGTTAATATCGAGAAAAATACACCGGTCAGCGTGTATGACCTAATAGCAAGCTATCAGTACAATTATCCTGTTTTTCTGCCAAAGAGCAAAAAGATAGAGGCAAAGATAAGGGAGACACTCGAGGTATTTGAGGCTGAGGAGCTCATCGACAAGCAGGTGTGCAACCTCTCGGGAGGACAGCTGCAGAGAGTGCTTCTTTCCATGGCAATCATGGACGAGCCGAATCTGCTGCTGTTGGATGAGCCGGTGTCCGGAATAGACCAAAACGGCATGGAGCTTTTCTATAAGACCATGGATTATTTAAAGACTCACTATGACCTTGCAATCATACTGATATCGCACGATTTGGACTATGTGGCAAAGTACGCAGACCATGTTGTGCTGCTTGATAAGACCGTTGCAAAGCAGGGAACTGTGAAGGAAGTATTCGAGAGCAGGGAATTTGAGAGAATTTTTTACACAGGAGAGGAATCCTGGGTGAGAGAGGAGGAACACAAATGAATATAACCTCCTGGCTTCAATATGATTTTATGAGAAATGCCCTTATCGCTGTGCTCATCATCACACCGCTTTTTGGCATAATGGGAACCATGATTGTAAACAAAAAGATGGCATACTTTTCAGATGCACTCGGACATTCAGCACTTACAGGAATCGCTGTCGGAGTGGTATGCGGCATGGCAGACACCTCGCTTGCCATGGTGATATTTGCGATAGTGTTTGCACTTCTTTTAAATAAGATAGGCAGTCTGAACACTGCATCGACAGATACCATTATATCGGTATTTTCATCGTGCTCTGTGGCGATAGGTCTTGCGATACTGTCAAAGGGCGGCAATTTCAGCAAATACTCAAGTATACTGGTGGGCGATGTGCTAAGCATCACAAAGACTGAGATAGTTTATCTAATTGTGATTTTTGTGGTCACTATAGTGTTCTGGGTGCTTTGCTTCAATAAGCTCAACGCCATATGTATACACAGGAGCGTGGCAAAAAGCAAGGGTATCCATGTGCGTCTTCTGGATAATCTGTTTGCGGTGCTTGTAGCACTCATAGTTATGCTATCCATCAAGTGGATAGGCATACTTATCATAAATGCTCTGCTTATATTACCGGCGGCTTCATCAAGGAATATTTCGGAAAATATGCGTGAGTATCATTTCTTTTCAGTGATATTTTCAGTATTTTCCGGTATAGTCGGCCTCGCAGTGTCATACTACACCAATGTGGCAACAGGTCCGATGATAGTGATTATTGCATCGGTAATATATTTTTCGACATTTATATTTGGCAGAAAGCTGAAAAAATAACGGCTAAAGCTATAAGCAACAGACGCAAAACAGCCGATACACAATATAAGAGAAAGACTGTTTAGCTATATCAGACGCTATACAGGTTGATAATAGTATAGCGGGAAAGGATTCCCGCACGCACATTACCAGGGAGGGATGAGAGATGTTAGATGCTATTTCAAGTGTAGTTTCAGCAGTAGCGGCGCAGAGTGTCACAGCAAAGGACGAGGCGCAGACAAAGAATACTAATACCGCTTCAAAGAAGCAGGATGCAAAGACGGATAAGTCGGATGCAAAGACTGCAGGCTTCAGCGACGAGGCAGCTGTATATGAGAAATCAGACAGCAAGGATGATTCAAAGGATACTGCAAAGAGCACAGTAAACCAGAAGATGAGCAAGGCAGACAGAGATGCACTGGTACAGGCGCTTAAGGATGATGCCAACGCCAGACAGCAGCAGCTTATCGAGATCGTCAGAAAGTCCATGACAGGACAGGCTTCAACCTGGGACAAGTCACAGGGCTTAAAGAGTCTGTTTGAGAATCTGACTGTAGATGCAGATACGATAGCGCAGGCCAAAAAGGACATCGCAGAGGATGGATACTGGGGAGTTGAGAAGACCTCAGACCGTATTCTTGACTTTGCAAAGGCACTGTCGGGAGGCGACAAGGACAAGGCTGATGAGCTTTTGAATGCATTCAAGAAGGGCTTTTCACAGGCAACAGGAGCCTGGGGAGACAAGCTGCCATCAATTTGCCAGGATACTTATGATGCCGTAGTCAAGAAGTTTGATGACTGGAAGAATGGCACAGAGGACACACAGGTACAGGGCTAGAAGCCGGATGTGTATGTAAAAGTGTCGTGATGGAACGAATATTATATAAGAAATCTGATTTATGAATTATGAAAAGGGGGCTGCACGCAGCGTGCAGTCACCTTTTTAGTGCTTGTATAATTTTTTGAGAGGTGTATAATAGAAGAATAGTATATAAGTATCATTATTCATGTGGAGGAAATATCATGAAATTAGACATGTCAAAGTGGAAAGCACTTAGCATCAAAAATCGTTTAAAGAAAGGCTTCAGACTGACTACATTTGTAGCATCGGCATCGGGGGTTATCGCGGGTATTCTTATGATTCTTGTATCAATGAGATATTCCAGCGCACTAACCTTTTACGGATTTTCACAGGGAGATATAGGAAAGGTTATGGTAACCTTCTCAGAGACACGAAGCGCTACACGAGCTCTTATCGGTTATACAGCTTCTGACACATTAAGTAAGATGTCTGATACACATGATTCTAAAAAGGAATCATTTCAAAAATACTGGAAAGAGCTGCAAAGCTCTATAAAGACAGGTGAGGAGCAGGATATGTATGATGATATAAACAGTAAGCTCGATTCATACTGGAGTCTCGATGATGAAATCGGACAGTTAGGTAGGAATGCTACAGATCCTGAGACACAGAAGGAAGCCGAGGAGAGAGCAGTAGCAGAGCTTGCACCTGCATATGATGAGATATATCAGCAGCTTGTTGCCCTTATGGATACAAAGGTAACAGAGGGAGATAATTTAAGCAAGAGATTATCATTAGTATCATATGCCGCATTTGGTATTGTTATTGTTATCATTGTCAGTTCATATTTTATCTCGATGAAAATCGGGGACGAAGTTGCAGTTGGTATTTCTAAACCACTCGATGAGTTAAAACAGAGATTACGTACATTTGCACAGGGTGATCTTGAGGCTCCATTCCCGGCAGTTGATTCACAAGATGAAATTGCTGATATGGTAGGGGTTGCGAAAAACATGGCAGCAGACCTTAAGACTATCATATCTGACTCTGACAAGCTTCTTGGAAAGATGGCAGAAGGAGATTATACAGTTTCATCAGACATGGAAGATAAATATACCGGAGATTTTATTGGACTTCTCATGGCAATGCGTCAGATGAAGACACAGATGAATGATGTTATGTCACATATCAATGAGATATCATCACTTGTTACAGCAGGTTCTAACAACCTTGCTCAGGCAGCACAGGAAATCGCAGAAGGTGCTATGGATCAGTCAGCAGCCATTGAGGAGCTTCAGGCTACATTTGCAGATATCACAGGCGGTGTTGAGAAAACATCTGAGAAGCTCAATGATACATACAGGATTGCACAGGAGTATGCTGAGGAAGCAGATCACAGCCATACAGAGATGCAGGGCATGGTTGATGTTATCGGACGCATCAATGATACATCTAAGCAGATTGAGAATATCATTTCTGAGATTGAGGATATTGCCAGTCAGACAAACCTTCTTTCACTCAATGCAGCTATCGAGGCAGCGCGTGCAGGTGAGGCAGGTAAAGGATTCGCAGTTGTTGCGGGACAAATCAGAAGTCTTTCAGAGCAGAGTGCCAAGGCTGCAGTTGACACACGTCAGCTTATAGAGAGTGCCATTGCGGTATCTAACGAGGGTAATGAAGCTGCAGAGCGCGTAAGTACTTCTATTGAAAAGGTTATTAATGGTATGAAGGAAGTTGCAGATTCTTCTCAAAAACTCAGCGAGATTGCAGAGGAGCAGGCAAAGGCTATGGAGCAGGCAGAGGCCGGTATTAATCAGATATCAGATGTTGTACAGTCCAACTCAGCAAATGCAGAGGAAACATCAGCAACAAGTGAGGAGCTTTCAGCACAGGCGGAGACAATGAACGAGCTGATTAGCAAATTTATATTGGAAAAGAAATAGAAAAATTGTACATACGAGTTTAGAAAAACTTTTTAAAAAAAGCCCCACAAGCATTATTGATATGTGCTGTGAGGCTTTTTGTTGTGGTGCGTTAGAGGGTTACTTTTTAAATCTAGTAAACATGTACTATGTGAACATAGTTTTTTGTGCGATACGTGGAAAATCTGAAAAGTAATGAAAATGAACAATTAAATGAGAATATTTAAATTTGCTCTTTTTGGCAGGGTGTGTTATAATCCTTGTATACAAAAAACAGAGGTAATACAATATGGGTAGTAATAACGATATTTCATTAAAAGCATTAGCCAAGATTAATCTGGGGCTCGATGTTGTGAGGCGCAGAGAGGACGGATATCATGAGGTCCGTATGATTATGCAGACCATTCATCTGTATGACAGGCTTGATATCAAAAGGACAAAGGAGCCGGGCATACAGATACAGACCAATCTGTCTTTTCTCCCTGTAAACGAGAACAATCTCATATACAAGGCTGCAAAGCTTCTGATGGATGAGTTTTCTATAACTGACGGTGTATCAGTGAAGCTGGACAAGCGTATTCCTGTTGCAGCAGGGATGGCGGGGGGCAGTACTGATGCGGCAGCTATGCTTATAGGTGTAAACAGGCTTTTTTCACTGGGACTGACAAAGAGACAGCTTATGGAAAGAGGTGTGCAGATAGGTGCGGATGTACCATACTGTATTATGAGAGGCACGGCGCTGGCCGAGGGCATAGGAGAGGCGCTTAGTCCTCTTCCTCCAATGGTAAAGTGTCCGGTGCTTATTGCAAAGCCGTCCATCTCGGTATCCACAAAATTTGTGTATCAGAATCTGAAGCTTGATGATACGACTATTCATCCGGATATAGACCACCTGATAGATGATATAAAGGCTAAGAATCTGCATGATATCGCAGCGCATATGGGAAATGTCTTAGAGACTGTGACCATACCAAATTATCCGGTGATAGATGAGATAAAGAAGCATATGCTTTCAAATGGCGCGGTAGGAGCCATGATGAGCGGTAGTGGTCCGACGGTTTTTGGTCTGTTTGACGATGAAGATACTGCAAAGAAAGCGTACAAAGCCATGAGAAGCTCACATCTTGCCAGACAGGTGTATCTGACATCTGTATACAATAATCGCAAATAACGTGATATCCGGATAGCACAGCGGGTGCTTTATAGTTACTTTTTTCTTATATGTGAGAATGATAATACAAGAGATAGGAGAAGTTTGATGACTGATAATTTAACTTTAAATATGGATGCATATCTGCCACTGCGTGATGTGGTTTTTAACACACTTCGTGAGGCAATTTTAAAGGGTGAGCTCAAGCCGGGAGAGAGACTTATGGAGCTGCAGCTTGCGTCAAAGCTTGGAGTCAGCCGTACACCTATACGTGAAGCAATCAGAATGCTTGAGCAGGAGGGGCTTGCAGTCACAATGCCGAGAAAGGGCGCAGAGGTTGCCAAGATGACTCTTAAGGATATGGAGGATGTGCTTGAGGTGAGAGAGGCTCTCGATGAGCTTGCAGCCAAAATAGCCTGTAAGAAAATCAGTGATGAGCAGCTTGCGAATCTAAAAACCATAAAGGACGAGTTCAAGAGGAGCATGGATTCAGGAGATGTGAAAAAGATAGCTGAGGAGGATGTGAAGTTTCACGATGCTATCTATGAGGCAACCAGCAATGCGAAGCTTGTATCTATGATGAACAATATCCGCGAGCAGATGTACCGCTACAGAGTGGAGTATTTGAAGGACCCAAAGAATTATCCGATGCTTGTGAAGGAGCATGACGCCATCTACAGGGCGCTTGAGGCAAGAAATATGGAGCTTGTGACTACAGAAATGCATACGCATGTGGCCAATCAGGCGGTTGCTGTGAAGGCTGTGATACAAAAGCAGGATGAAGAGAAGAAATAAAACAGAAATATAACAAGATTATAGCAGACAAAGATAATAAAATACAAAATAATATAACAAAACCAGGGGCTGCCGGTTGCACTGACGTGTGAACGGCGGCCTTTTTTTAGTGGCTTAGTTAGTGGCTTAGATAATAGAAAAAAATAAGTAATCAGGGATATTTGCGGGCTTGTATGGTCATACTATATCAGGGATTTTAAATCTTACGGGATTTATTGGGTATATAGGAGAGTTAAAGATGACCACAAACATAGATGAGAACATAAAAAGCTTCAGGCAGATATATTCTGACTGCTCAGATATCAAGATACAGGAGATGTATCTGGGGCGTGATGCTTCCATAAAGTGTTTTGTTGCATATATTGAGGTGACATGTGCAGGCTCCGGTATCAATAACAGTGCGTTTGGACGATTTACATCATACCTTGAAGGGATAGACCGGGATCAGGTTAAGGAAGTACTTGACAAAAATCAGGCAGCTCTATCCGAATTTGCGCATCTTCATACGGTTAGAGAGGCAGCCCAGATGATGCTGACAGGAGACGTGATATTTTTTGTGGATGGCTATCCGGATGCCTTCAAGCTTCCCGACAAGGGATATCCCGCCATGTCAATTCAGGAGATTGATTCGGAAAAGGTCATAAGAGGCTCAAATGAGGGCTTTGCTGATTCCATAAAGATAAATACTGCACTTATCAGGCGCAGGTTAAGGAGCACTCGCTTAAAGTGTAAAGAGGTGAAAAAGGGGCTTCGCGGACACAGCAATGTGGACATATTGTATGTGAGAGACCTCGTAAAACCGGGACTTGTAGAGGATGTGGAAAGGAATCTGGACAGCTATGTGATAGACCATGTGGGAGATTCGGGAGTCATTGAACAATTTGCCGAGGTGAAATGGTATTCACCGTTTCCACAGCTTCAGACCACAAAGCGGCCGGATGTGGCGGTAAATGCGCTCCTAGAAGGGCGGGTGGTGGTGCTGTGCGATAATTCACCGATAGCGATAATACTGCCAACCACCATGAACAATTTTTTAAAAACCGCAGATGATTACTATAACAGAACGATAGCGGCAAGCTTTGCCAGGCTGATAAGGTACGTGGCTGCCTTTATGTCATTTACATTGCCGGGGCTTTATCTGGCGGTCACAAATTTTCATACACAGATACTGCCGACACCACTCATACTGGCATTTTATGAAGCCAGACTCGGCTGCCCGTTTCCGCAGCTCATAGAGGTGCTCATGATGGAGCTGTCCTTTGAGCTGCTTCGCGAAGCCGGCATAAGACTTCCCGGAGCAATGGGAAACACGATAGGCATAGTCGGAGGCCTCATAATCGGACAGGCAGCAGTGGATGCAAATTTAGTAAGCCCTATAGTGGTCATTCTTGTTGCATTCACCGCACTCTGTTCGTTTGCCATACCGAGCGAGGAGTTTGCATTTTCATTTAGGATACTCAAATTCGCTGTAATAATGATGTCGGCATGGCTTGGATATTTTGGATTTTTAATAAGTCTGATGGTGATACTTTTGCATCTCGCAAAGCTCAAAAGCTGTGGTTACCCATACATGATGCCATTCGTGGGCAGCGAGCTGACAGGCGGCGAGGATGAAAAGGACAGTATCATACGATTTCCGCTTCGCAGACTATGGAGGCGGCCTGTATTTGCAAGGGAAAATGAGTGCAGAAAGCTGAAAGGAAATAAGGATGACTAAAAATATGAGCACAAGCTACACATTTGCACAAAACGAAAGCATATCGCCCCGCCAGCTATACAGGCTATACGTCTTTAATCTGCTTGGAGTCGGCACACTGGTGCTTCCAAACAATCTGGCGAAGCTTGGAAAGTATGCTTTTATCTCAATCGCACTCGGAGTATTCATGGCATGGCTATTTATGTGGATAGTAAGCGAGGTACGTGAACGTAGGAAAACAATATATGACAGAAGCATTGATAAAACAAAATATGCGAAAATGTTAATTTATGATTTAATTATTGCAATATACGAGCTGTCACAGGCCGCATTTCTTGCATGGATATTTGTAAAGCTGATACGTGACAGCCTTATACCGGATGAATCATTTACAGTTGTACTCCTTGTGATAATGGCGGTATGCGCTTATGCGCTAAGTGGCGGAGTGGAGTGCCGTGCCAGGGTATACGAGGTAGTATTTTTCTTTGTGCTGATACCGCTTGCCGCTATGCTTTTGTTTGCGCTATCGGATATGAGATTAGACTATCTGATGATTAAGGACAGAGTCGGTGTGGACTTTGGCATAGCGGATATATTTGCGGGCGCATACTATGTGTTTGCAGCATCCATTTCCGTGTTCAATATACTGTTTGTAAGGGAACGCACTGCCTCACAGATACGAGGGAGTGTGAGTAAAGCAATATTCACATATGCAGGCATTCTTTTTTTATTGTATGCAGTATTGCTTGGAAACTTCGGAAAATATTCACTGTCGGAAATAGAGTTTCCGGCTGTCGTACTGATGAGTGATGTGCAGATAAAAGGCAGCTTCTTCAAGAGGGCAGATGCACTGATGCTGTCGGTGTGGTTTTTCACGTTGTTTTCAGTACTCAATATGAGCCTTTATTATGCGGTTTTAAGATGTGAGAATTTTGCTGAAAATACGAGAGAAATTATATTTACATTTAATAAAAACCGGCATTCCTGTAGCAATAAGCAATTTGGCTCTGACAGACAGAAAAGTCATGACAAGGAAAAGAGCACTATGAGAAGCTGGTGCATCATTTTTGTCATAGCAGTCACAGTGACCTTAGCATATATTCTTGAAAGTGGAGATGAAATCGTGAAAAAATATCTTGGATTTTTAATGTGCATAGCGATACCGGTCATAGTAGTGCTGACGATAGGTCTCATGCTTACCGGCTGTAGTGCAGTGGAGCTTGAGGAGCGTTGCTTTCCGACACTTGCTGCGGTGGATGTTGTAGCTGTAGATACTGACGAAATAACCGATAAAGAAGTAACAGGTAAAGATGTAACTGATTACAAAGAATATGTTAGCCACAGAGATGATTTGGCAAATGAAAGTAGCGGATATATAGAGTTTTATTATAACATGGACAAATCCTATGAGCCCGAATATGCAGATGATATCAAAACAGCCGTGGACAGCTTCGAGGAGCGGCTGTCACAAAAAGCCGATACCAATCATCTGAAGGTGATATTAATAGGAAAAACACTTAGAAAAGATAAAGCAGCTTATTCAGACTTCATGGAATATTGCAAGACATCAAAAAAATTTCCGAGAAACACATATGTGTGCATAGCAGATGATATAAATGATATCTTTGATAACATGGGTGATTATTATGAGCAGAAAATAAATAAGGAGAATCATGAGGATGGTGAACCGATAATTACACTTGGCACATTGCTGGATGACTATACGAATGAAATTCATGGAGCATGGTAAAAATTTCAAAAAGGATGAATAATCTTTTCAAATAAGGCAATACTTGTTTACATGAGAAAGAAAATAATAATAACAACCATAGCAATAATATCCCTTACGGCAGCGATAGCTGCAAAAAATCATACACCTGCCGCAAACACCAATAGTATAGCGTGTACAGCCGACATGCAAAAATCCATCGCCGGCAAAATCCTGCGTTTCCACGTGCTGGCAAACAGCGACAGCGAAGCAGACCAGAATGTGAAAAAGCAGGTGCGCGATGCAGTAGGGGCTTACATAGAGCCATATCTGCTGGAGTGCGAGAATATCGAAGAAACCAGAGCCACCGTAAATGACCATATGGACGAAATAATAGCGGTATCAAAGGAGACGCTTGCAGCAAACGGTTTTACATATGGCGCATCGGCAGAGCTTACACACACCGATTTCCCGGAAAAGACGTATGGGGACTATACATTTCCTGAGGGAAATTACGAGGCGCTTGAAATAACACTGGGCGATGGAGCCGGTCATAACTGGTGGTGCGTGCTGTATCCAAACATGTGCTTTAGGGGCAGTGTGTACGAGGTGGTGGAGGACGAAGCAAAGGAAAATCTTAAGGAGGTACTCACTCCGGACGAGTATGAGAGCA
It encodes the following:
- a CDS encoding metal ABC transporter substrate-binding protein; this encodes MKNKCKFVGIMFLCILIVCTLAVMAYEHTAGMKGAAGGASNASGNTKNTDEADDMLTVVTSFYPMYIATLNIVDGVKGVRLENLSEPQTGCLHDFQLTPEDMKLLSTADVFVINGGGIESFMSDVAKAYPKLDVVEACEDVALLSEDDADSDHDHDHEADAESDSAHDHDHGDENAHAWMSVPRYRTMVQTIASQLAEKDAKHADEYYANAKAYDAKLAVLEEKINSIKSLTNGQNIIIFHEAYAYVADDFSMNACYLLDLDEERSVSAGEIKQVIGAIKDDGVSVILAEELYGKSMGDTVSRETDVHVIYIDPLNRGEYDKDSYLDGMEHNIELIKEAITK
- a CDS encoding metal ABC transporter ATP-binding protein, with translation MRKIIQPCGFHCIKINNLGVSFGEQTVLEDVNMHIHCGSFNVIIGQNGAGKSTLIKAILGEIPHTGTIEFKDTKDGHMAKLKIGYVPQSVNIEKNTPVSVYDLIASYQYNYPVFLPKSKKIEAKIRETLEVFEAEELIDKQVCNLSGGQLQRVLLSMAIMDEPNLLLLDEPVSGIDQNGMELFYKTMDYLKTHYDLAIILISHDLDYVAKYADHVVLLDKTVAKQGTVKEVFESREFERIFYTGEESWVREEEHK
- a CDS encoding metal ABC transporter permease; the encoded protein is MNITSWLQYDFMRNALIAVLIITPLFGIMGTMIVNKKMAYFSDALGHSALTGIAVGVVCGMADTSLAMVIFAIVFALLLNKIGSLNTASTDTIISVFSSCSVAIGLAILSKGGNFSKYSSILVGDVLSITKTEIVYLIVIFVVTIVFWVLCFNKLNAICIHRSVAKSKGIHVRLLDNLFAVLVALIVMLSIKWIGILIINALLILPAASSRNISENMREYHFFSVIFSVFSGIVGLAVSYYTNVATGPMIVIIASVIYFSTFIFGRKLKK
- a CDS encoding methyl-accepting chemotaxis protein; this translates as MKLDMSKWKALSIKNRLKKGFRLTTFVASASGVIAGILMILVSMRYSSALTFYGFSQGDIGKVMVTFSETRSATRALIGYTASDTLSKMSDTHDSKKESFQKYWKELQSSIKTGEEQDMYDDINSKLDSYWSLDDEIGQLGRNATDPETQKEAEERAVAELAPAYDEIYQQLVALMDTKVTEGDNLSKRLSLVSYAAFGIVIVIIVSSYFISMKIGDEVAVGISKPLDELKQRLRTFAQGDLEAPFPAVDSQDEIADMVGVAKNMAADLKTIISDSDKLLGKMAEGDYTVSSDMEDKYTGDFIGLLMAMRQMKTQMNDVMSHINEISSLVTAGSNNLAQAAQEIAEGAMDQSAAIEELQATFADITGGVEKTSEKLNDTYRIAQEYAEEADHSHTEMQGMVDVIGRINDTSKQIENIISEIEDIASQTNLLSLNAAIEAARAGEAGKGFAVVAGQIRSLSEQSAKAAVDTRQLIESAIAVSNEGNEAAERVSTSIEKVINGMKEVADSSQKLSEIAEEQAKAMEQAEAGINQISDVVQSNSANAEETSATSEELSAQAETMNELISKFILEKK
- the ispE gene encoding 4-(cytidine 5'-diphospho)-2-C-methyl-D-erythritol kinase; amino-acid sequence: MGSNNDISLKALAKINLGLDVVRRREDGYHEVRMIMQTIHLYDRLDIKRTKEPGIQIQTNLSFLPVNENNLIYKAAKLLMDEFSITDGVSVKLDKRIPVAAGMAGGSTDAAAMLIGVNRLFSLGLTKRQLMERGVQIGADVPYCIMRGTALAEGIGEALSPLPPMVKCPVLIAKPSISVSTKFVYQNLKLDDTTIHPDIDHLIDDIKAKNLHDIAAHMGNVLETVTIPNYPVIDEIKKHMLSNGAVGAMMSGSGPTVFGLFDDEDTAKKAYKAMRSSHLARQVYLTSVYNNRK
- a CDS encoding GntR family transcriptional regulator, whose amino-acid sequence is MTDNLTLNMDAYLPLRDVVFNTLREAILKGELKPGERLMELQLASKLGVSRTPIREAIRMLEQEGLAVTMPRKGAEVAKMTLKDMEDVLEVREALDELAAKIACKKISDEQLANLKTIKDEFKRSMDSGDVKKIAEEDVKFHDAIYEATSNAKLVSMMNNIREQMYRYRVEYLKDPKNYPMLVKEHDAIYRALEARNMELVTTEMHTHVANQAVAVKAVIQKQDEEKK
- a CDS encoding spore germination protein, with the translated sequence MTTNIDENIKSFRQIYSDCSDIKIQEMYLGRDASIKCFVAYIEVTCAGSGINNSAFGRFTSYLEGIDRDQVKEVLDKNQAALSEFAHLHTVREAAQMMLTGDVIFFVDGYPDAFKLPDKGYPAMSIQEIDSEKVIRGSNEGFADSIKINTALIRRRLRSTRLKCKEVKKGLRGHSNVDILYVRDLVKPGLVEDVERNLDSYVIDHVGDSGVIEQFAEVKWYSPFPQLQTTKRPDVAVNALLEGRVVVLCDNSPIAIILPTTMNNFLKTADDYYNRTIAASFARLIRYVAAFMSFTLPGLYLAVTNFHTQILPTPLILAFYEARLGCPFPQLIEVLMMELSFELLREAGIRLPGAMGNTIGIVGGLIIGQAAVDANLVSPIVVILVAFTALCSFAIPSEEFAFSFRILKFAVIMMSAWLGYFGFLISLMVILLHLAKLKSCGYPYMMPFVGSELTGGEDEKDSIIRFPLRRLWRRPVFARENECRKLKGNKDD